From a region of the Chroicocephalus ridibundus chromosome 8, bChrRid1.1, whole genome shotgun sequence genome:
- the LOC134519148 gene encoding cytochrome P450 2J2-like: MELRFWPDFVSFLEKLNGQTVLVVLVTFLLIIDLVKKRRPKNFPPGPRLFPLVGTFVDFKQPLHLELQKLTGRYGNIFSVQFGSLTFVVVNGYQMVREALVHQAEIFVDRPNIPLLQEIFRGFGLISSNGHIWRQQRKFAAATLKSIAVSFEEKVQEESRYLVETIEEEKGQPFDPHYKINSAVSNIICSITFGNRFDYHDNRFQELLHSLAEMLLLMGSFWGQLYNAFPLIMRWLPGPFRKIFRHQEKLQYFLKGVIAKHKEDLDQSEAGDYIDCYLKEIEKFKGDTSSYFHEENLLCSTLDLFLTGTETTATAIRWALLYMAAYPHIQEKVQLEIDTVIGQSRQPTMADKENMPYTSAVLSEVLRMGNVVPLGVPKMSTSDTILAGFHLPKGTTLMTSLTSIMFDKNVWETPDTFNPEHFLENGQYRRREAFLPFSAGKRACPGEQLARTELFIFFTALLQKFTFQVPAATTLTFAFTLSLTRCPKPFQIQALPRD; the protein is encoded by the exons ATGGAGCTTCGGTTTTGGcctgattttgtttctttcttggaaaagctGAACGGGCAGACTGTTTTGGTGGTTCTGGTCACGTTTCTTTTGATTATTGACCTTGTGAAAAAGAGACGTCCCAAGAATTTCCCTCCAGGGCCACGGCTCTTTCCTCTCGTGGGAACCTTTGTGGACTTTAAGCAGCCCCTCCATCTTGAGCTGCAGAAG CTTACTGGTCGGTACGGGAACATCTTCAGCGTGCAGTTTGGAAGTCTGACTTTTGTGGTAGTCAACGGATACCAAATGGTGAGAGAAGCGCTTGTCCACCAGGCTGAAATATTTGTAGATCGGCCAAATATTCCACTTCTCCAAGAAATATTTAGAGGCTTTG GGCTCATATCATCAAACGGGCATATCTGGAGGCAAcagagaaagtttgctgcagcAACTCTGAAAAGCATTGCTGTAAGTTTTGAGGAAAAAGTGCAAGAGGAGAGCCGGTACCTTGTGGAGACGATCGAGGAGGAGAAAG GACAACCATTTGACCCTCATTACAAAATTAACAGTGCTGTTTCGAACATCATCTGTTCCATaacttttgggaaccgctttgaCTACCATGACAACCGTTTCCAGGAATTACTGCATTCACtggcagaaatgctgctgctcaTGGGAAGTTTCTGGGGCCAG CTGTATAATGCTTTTCCTTTGATCATGAGATGGCTACCAGGACCCTTTAGGAAAATCTTCAGGCACCAGGAGAAACTTCAATATTTTTTGAAGGGAGTGATCGCAAAGCACAAGGAGGATTTGGACCAGTCCGAGGCAGGAGATTATATTGACTGTTAcctgaaggaaatagaaaaa TTTAAGGGTGACACCAGCTCATATTTCCATGAGGAAAACCTGCTGTGCTCCACTCTGGACCTCTTCTTAACGGGGACTGAGACAACAGCAACCGCCATCCGCTGGGCTCTGCTCTACATGGCTGCGTACCCCCACATTCAAG AGAAAGTGCAGCTCGAAATCGACACAGTGATCGGCCAGTCCCGCCAGCCCACCATGGCCGACAAGGAGAACATGCCATACACCAGCGCGGTGCTGAGTGAGGTCCTGCGGATGGGCAACGTTGTGCCGCTGGGAGTGCCCAAGATGTCCACCAGCGACACCATCTTGGCAGGCTTCCACCTGCCCAAA GGCACCACCCTGATGACCAGCCTGACTTCGATAATGTTCGACAAAAACGTGTGGGAGACTCCAGACACCTTTAATCCTGAACATTTCCTGGAAAACGGCCAGTACAGGAGGCGGGAGGcttttctgcccttctctgcag GCAAGCGGGCTTGTCCCGGGGAGCAGCTCGCCAGGACCGAGCTCTTCATCTTCTTCACAGCCCTCCTGCAGAAGTTCACCTTCCAGGTGCCGGCGGCCACCACCCTGACCTTCGCCTTCACACTCAGCCTCACGCGCTGCCCAAAGCCCTTCCAGATCCAAGCGCTGCCTCGCGACTGA